The Palaemon carinicauda isolate YSFRI2023 unplaced genomic scaffold, ASM3689809v2 scaffold111, whole genome shotgun sequence genomic interval atcatgactccctacaggatgctcttggatcgaaaaaagaagcagcggcaacaacttccgatcacaatgttcttccagcctcgcaaaaaagagccagttcctcctgctagtacgccttcggaagaaattgaagaagttgaagaggtgtcccaggaaaaggcacctccgtctgaagagacgtaaaatactatcattgactgcacagtagaacacatcatcagcttcatcatcatcatttctactgtgcagcaaattcatcgccatcgtcattcaagtttttcttgaacttctttcgtggtgagtacagtaacaatctttattttttactttaacctgttttatagtttagtaatgtacgtactgtatgcattaagttaaagggaaggttttaaaagtctacatgttgtaacctatcatattttttttgtttaaaatttacattcgtacgtaaaacaatctctctctctctctctctctctctctctctctctctctctctctctctctctctctctctctctctctctctctctctcattctctctctctctctctctctctcaaattgttttcctgctttgctacgtacaagtactgtataatttatatttgtaaggtaacatattttgtaaatgcttttactgtaaatactgtatgtactgtatcattatttatcactatcatcatgcgcgttaaatgccttgtttgttctgagcgtggttgtttactgagcgtacacgccgtcgtttcaggcggcgtcataaagaaaaagatttaatttggaagtcctaagaaaaatacgtaaactaaaacattggtaataaaaaaatcaacatacagtactgtataatcaatataatcgatgcaaaaactaacctatacatatatgtgtacactaaatgagtttgtttcttcattatgatcagagatgaacgtaaacaaaacattggttgccattttttatcgtgctttttaggtgtttaggaaacacatgatataaaatcgcctttaatatttgtgcctgttttagtttagggtgctgtagtacatgcattaagtgttctgtacattaaagggtggtttgttaacagtactacgtataagggaaggttttaaaagtccgaatatacatgttaaataaataggtaaatatgctgtcactacttcgcggattttcacctatcgcgcccgcgtctggaacctatctaccgcgataaacgagggttcactgtaatcaggAGAATGAATTCCCAGTCCTCTTGTCCTGTAGAGCAGGTTTACAATTGGTGATTTTGTAGACATTGCTATTGTGGGCCCACAGAGACCTGCAAAGCGTAGACCACTACACCGTCCCTTTTATCCGCCTCTTACGACACGCGTGGATACGTTGGCGCTCTTTTAATTGTCGTCATGCCCCAGCGGCCACAGGTGACATAACGGTTCCTAtacgccctgctgcttcctccggtcgccttggtgactgttgaggtagcaccagtaggggatttggcatatgaagcttcatttgtggtggataatgggggagggtgggctgtgccaccctagcagtagcaAACAAACTTGActgaattcctcgtcaggctgggaggagctaagagaagaaaagtcccattTTGTTCCTTATTTTAAGTCGGCTACcgcacaaaattgggggaagcgccttggtaGATGGATGGATTTTTCATAATACAAACTGGAGTCATTTAATCAAAGCATGATTTCAGCTTAGCTTGAAATGGCTGTTTAACTTTTAGCGAGGTAGTAACAGTCTCCACTTGAGGGCAATATGTGGTTAGGTTAAGAAGAAAAATATGCAGTTTCAATGATCACTACTACAATTATATGAGAAAAGAGGAGCCATTAAAGATCTACGCATATATTGGTACGCGTGTAGACTGTCGGGTTACCAGACCTGCTGCTTGCATAGAAAACTACAAACCTTCCATTCATCATCACTCATATCTTACTATATCTATGAGTACCGTATGTTGGTAAATGAAATAATGTTAGTTATCCATTTACTGGTCTTCGCGTTGCCGTGGTTCAATACGCTctcaattaaacattattttattgtTACCACTGGGGGGCCCCTGTTGTCGGCAGATATATCATAGAGTATAGGCTATCTCACTAACTATTTATTTGAgatgaaaataaatcttattttcgaagaaatttggagttttttctataggaaatgttttttttggagcgtttgtagggtgacggccagatcccgtagaaaacgggaatattctgatctGTGGCCGTctttctaaaaacgattttggcgggagaaactaacttaaaaaacccacctaacctatgctaaaagccatatccttacccagggggttttgcccccccggacccccccccccccccccacccacccccccgcccttacacaacagtttccttacctacgagtacgacgggagaagctaacttaaaaagccCACCGTCTCCTTACCCAGggggacccccccttacacaacatatttaagatccgtagaccatttccaaacgtttttattctatacaagataacagtcggagcgataataagcaaattaggacgcttggccgtagcgctacaaactacccccttttttttattagaaaaagttTTCCCAACCAGAACTATAATAACGCCATTATGGTAAGTGATACAAGTTGCGCTACATACGTTAGCCAAGTGGGTGAGTATTTTGGGGATGAAAAATCGGTGACCTAACGTTATACACACTACCCCATATATCTAACAAAGAACTAAACCGACACCTCCTTGTAATAGGAGTAAGAACGTAACGTACTATGACACTTAGGGTAAGCGCAGTACGGAgaatggtaaagttttactgtataaaAGTAGttcttttcctaggttacattgccctgtgatacagtacaataatacccggAGAATTATAGtttcgggtagtttgtagcgctacggccaggCGTCCTAAtatgcttattatcgctccgactgttatcttgtatagaataaaaacgtatggaaatggtctacggatcttaaatatgttgtgtaaggacACGgattttagcataggttaggtgggtttattaagttagcttctcccgttgtactcgtaggtaaggaaactgttgtgtaaaggggggggggggtccctgggtaaggatacggcttttagcataggttagggggtttttttaagttagcttctcccgccaaaatcatttttagaacgacggccacagttcagaatattcccgtttacTACGGGATCTGggcgtcaccctacaaaggctccatagTTTCTAATGTTAGGTTTCTAGTACCGGTGCAAAAGTAAGTTTTCACTATAAGCCTAACCATAGCTAAGAATTGCCtataaaaatacctaaaaaaaaatatttatgatcaaTGCAGTAATACATATCAGTACATATACCCTGTAAAAACCCCCCAAAATAATCATGTATGAAAATATTACCTTGTATAAAAGAACAGAATGGAAATCCTAAGAAGTCACTTGCAAAATATAGCGAACAGGTCTCGGTAGCCAAAGAAACTGACTAtaccaaaatgtaaacaaacctcACATTGTTCGAGTGTTTTCATCTTGGCTTAAGTTCACTTAATGCAattatttttcgtattttgcgattaAATAATACTCCaataatttaatttatatgttttattatttattttttatataaaagattaaatattaACACATTATTACTACAGTTTACGTAATTATGAAACAAATAAAGTTGATGAAGAACTTTATCCGAATGCTGTCCATCTTCTTCTGTCGAAACTTTTCAATAAGATAGTGCACAAACTGTTGGaaaattccttctttttttctttttgtgaagaaaatattaaaaataagaaaagtgtactacaataaatgtggatgaaaagagaataaCTAGCGAAAATaaagaacacacaaaactaaaagacacagaggcgccgttgcaaaggcggaGCCTCAACGTGAATCTGATCTATCTAATCTTAAATCATTTAAATGACGTATCTTATGAAAATAGCAAATTCATGTACAGGAAATGAAATACATTAAAAATGTGTATTTACATCACACATTTTCACAACTGGAGATGGTTATTATATAAATACACGAAAGCTCTTGAGAATGTATTTGTTCGACCTTTATTTAAGTTCATGCCTGTATACCAGTAggagaatatttcaaataaaaactaaGTTTCAATATCTTTATTGTAGAATTTTAATGCTACAGTTATTATAgcgtattatgaatatatttaaaactacAAAATAGAATTTAGGATGGTGAATACCATACATagataatggtgatatatatatatatatatatatatatatatatatatatatatatatatatatatatatatatatatatatatatatatatatatatatatatatattgatagaaatataaaaatatcagaCTGAGACTGACTGATTATAATAGACCACCAAACCTCagataaattctaaataaaatattgGTAATGTTTACATTtaagagaaaatatgaatatttctttatttgtaacAGATAAAATTCCCTGCAGCTTTTTTGTGAAACCAAGAAACATAATTTGAAATAAGCAAAAGTGATCTAAAAGGGTTTATTATATATCGCGTAgagttcagattattattattattattattattactatccaagctacaaccctagttggaaaagcaagatgctataagcccaggggctctaacagggaaaaaaaagcccagtgaggaaaggaaataaggaaataaataaatgaagagaacaaattaacaataaatcattctaaaataagtaacaacgtcaaaacagacatgtcatatataaactattaacaacatcaaaaacaaatatttcataaataaactataaaaagactcatgtccgcctggtcaacaaaaaagcatttgctccaactttgaacttttgaagttctactgattcaaccacccgattaggaagatcattccacaacttggtcacagctggaataaaacttatagagtactgcgtagtattgagcctcgtaatggaaaaggcctggctattagaattaactgcttgcctagtattactaacaggatagaattgtccagggagatctgactgtaaagaatggtcagagttatgaaaaatcttatgcaacatgcataactcaCTCGTCCGACTACTCGCTTCTTCAACGATCTCCCGCTTCTGAAGAGATCTTGCACCAACTGTAGTGCAGTGCAGTGCCCAACCATTCACTTCACAGTAACACTTACATTCAGAAATCCTATTTATCGGTCCTACAAGTGGGACGCGGGCCCATTTGTAGTTTCTTACTCATTATTTTACAGCTTTCTTGAGTAAAGTCTGATTCTAGGCCTTCCAGTCATATATAGTATGTCTACATCTTTCTTGGATATTTGTGTTTCAAACAGGTCATGTTAAATCTTAAAGAAGAGTCTAATGCTTATAAGGGCATACATAAGTTAGCCTATAGATCTCCTAAAGGAGAAAGTCTTTGGGCTATAGGAACACTACTCACTCTTTGATAAGGAGTTTGGTGGCCATATAAATATAACTTCTCACTTGGACAAGACCCTAATGGCCAAACAGTCATGATTTGTCCATTGGAGAAGTGTCTCATAACCCTTTAAGATGATTCTGGTATTAATAAAACCGATGATTTGTCCCTTCGAGGCCTGCTAGTTACAAGACCACGCGCCAGCGATGGAGTTTAGTGGTCGTTAGGGCACACCACTTCGTAGAACTGCTGCGTCTTCGTGGCGGTGATGGTATTATAGCGCTTCTCGGTTTTCGTTATGGACCGGATGAAAGTCGAGAAGACGGTGTGGGTGATGTACTGGGGTAGAGTTGCCATCCTCGTTCTGAACTCGGGAACCTAATATGAGAAAGAGAGTGGGGTTCGGTTAAGTTTTGCGATAAATGTAAGCAACATAttttaatggtttttattttgttaaacTGTAAGAAGATTGGGGAAATGTTATGTGAAAGTGATTGAATGTGAAATAATGTTATGCCACCTGGATTTGAATGTAAATTCTCTGATAGAAAGATAAGGCACTAATAAGTTACTTTTGTGATAAGAGATTGAATAATAGGTTTCAAATGTATAATGGGACTGAGTCTTAAAAAATGCACATTTATACAGAACACAAAGTAAGCAACTGACATTTTGCGTTTGAGTAACGAAGTACGGAATCATCTTAGTAGACTGGATGATCTGGGTCATCGTCTGGGGCACGTCGTAGTAAGACGTACTCTCTCTGCAAAAACAAAAAGCATTAGAACTTTGAATGATGCTAAAAATCATTCAACTATTATGACATCAAATGGACAAGATAATAAGATATAGCTTACAGAGATAATGGTTTGAAATGTATGGTCACTTGTGTCCACTACTAAACTTGCCCCTACTAACGCGTGCTTCTAAGTACTCATTAATGTGTAAAATAGCAAACAGAATGGTTCATACGATTGGGAAATTTTGTTCTACACTTCCTATAATACCTGGTTTGAGTTTTACCTCGCGACATGCACCAGTACAACACCTTTGGATATGTGGATTAAGTATCATCACTCATAGTTTATTTTAGTGTTTTCGTCTACGACACACTTTAGAAAATGGAATTTGACGGTTTCGATATAGAAATGATTATTAATAAAAGTGATGACACTAGGGTGAGACATATGGTGTCAAACACTATATATAACAATTGCTATTTTTGCCTCATGTTATTAGGTCCATAGAGAGCTGTTTGATAGCATTAAAGATAAGTCATAAGACTATGGTTTCTTACACGTGTTAGCTTCTTGGTAAAAGAATGTCGAACAATATTAGTGTtaagaatttaaattaaaaaaaacttgTGTCTGTATGGACTTTCATTAATGAGCATTTATGATTTCTAATTATCCAAAGAAGTTTAAAAAAATGGACTTGACTAACGCGCATGCTAGAAGAATGAGCACTCGCTGTAAAATGCGTTACCCACCAAAAATCAACACAATAAATCATATTACTTTCTTTTCTATCCATTTAGTCTTTTCATAGTCATTTAATTTCTTTCCACTAACCTGCTCTTTTCCTGAGGAACATTCCGGAACTCTGTGGTCTTCATCCAAATGGTCACGGGTTTACAATCATTCCCCGCTGGCTGCGCTTTATCGCTTTTAGTCGCACTGAACAACATTATCCATAAAATCACGCGTTGAATGACCCTTTTCTGAAAATGAGATAGGagttattatttcatttaaaacaGAGACAGAGATcagtatgaatatatttttttgctgatctataaatatctattttcGTCTGTAATTAACAACATAGActatatagactattcgaaattagtgtgaatcctgaaataggaggaagaactttttgttatgctgcaccgagactcttcaacgaccttccacttgatgtcaagaatagcaataatgtggcagctttcaagaaaaacctgaagacttatctctttggaaagtgctataatagtgatctgaaaactattaagcctgaatacaaatgctagcgaataactgaaaagatacagaacaaaatataaactggaaagaaattattttcacacatcaaggcccgcctgaacagactcttagtgtctgatggagggcgagaaataaacccctaaaagtaaaagtaaaagtaatatggcATTTTGCTTGAAAGGGAttatctattttgattttgatGGGGTGAATTGGACTACAAGTTTGATAGCTTGCTATATATTAAAGTATCAAACGGAATTTGTTTAAAACTTAACAAAATGATAATATTTCTTACCTTCATGATTTGCATATGTGACATAGGCCTAGTTTTCGTTCCAATCAGAATCTGACTTGAATCTGGAATTAAATTTTGAATTATAAGTCTTTTAATGAATTAACCTATGAAatagtcaatgagagagagagagagagagagagagagagagagagagagagagagagagagagagagagagagagagagagagagagagagagagagagtagaacataGGCATACTggtattttcaaaatcaaaattcctTGAATATAAGAGAAATTTCCATAACTGATAATTCTCCTTAACCTAATTTTCATGTTCACGGGTTAGATTAACAATAGTTTccgtacaagaagaagaagaagaagaagaagaagaagaactgccACAACCTAATTACCGCTCTAGCGGTCAACTGCAAGCAAGAGCAAGCAATAATTACAAACTTTCTATCattagttctcatcatttattcacaCACGGTTTAGTACCATTTcgagtgattttcctttttttttttttttttttttttttttttttttttttaaactgcaggTGTATATGGTCCTCCAAAGGGGTGTAGAGGTGTTTTCTATATGTTATACAAGTGTAAAAACatacattttattgattttaaagtcTTGGTATCatagtttatttaattattaacAATTTCGACCAATTTCAAAATTGTAGTGCTCTTCTAGGTGTAATTAACTCTATGGAAAATTAGTTAATCAAGGGAAATAAACTTTGATAATATTAAATTAATTCGAATGTTTAATTAACTTTAAATGTTATATTATTATCCATTATGGTAGGCCTACCTCAAGGAATACGTGTCTAATTTTAGATATACTTGACTGAttaagttgtggtggccgatgtgctaacatccctgactagtgaatgccagactggggttcgagtcccacttaaactcgttagttcctttggtcactgcaacctcaccatccttatgagctaaggattgggggtttgggggagcctataggtctaactgcctggccatccttgatcctagcttgggtggagttggggcttgggtgctgatcatatgtatatatggtcagtctctagggcattgtcctgcttgatagggcaatgtcactgtcccttgcctctgccattcatgagtgacctttaaagttaAACTTGGAAAATTCTGAAGATACTTATCTGATTTATGACATATAGTTTAAGTCAAGTGTTAGTTTAAAAAATAGGACATCCCTCAAAATACAATTTTATgatacacaatatatttataacaaacaagaaaaatatataacaaaagaaataaaaaacggtACAaacctttttattcttcttcttttttaattttttagattcTCTGTCTCCTTTAAATATTTAACCTCGGTCTAGGCCCAATCATTTGCTTATACTccatatatcaatatctatctatctatctgaattAATAGTTTCTTTGCAGTATCTTCTaacagctatctatctatctatctatctatttatctatctgcatTAATAGCCTTTTTGCACTGCCTTCTAACAGCtcacctctctatctatctatctatctatctgcattgATAGCCTCTTTGCACTGTCTTCACAGAGGTCAcctctctatctacctatctatctggaTTGATAGCCTTTTTGCACTGTCTTCTAACAGCtcacctctctatctatctatatacctatctatctatctgcttcGATAGCCTCTTTGCACTGTCTTCTAACAGCtcacctctctatctatctatctatctatttgcatTGATAGCCTCTTTGAATTGTCTTCTAACAGCtcacctctctatctatctatctatatatctatctatctatctgcaatGATAGCCTCTTTACACTGTCTTCTAACAGCtcacctctctatctatctatctatctgcttcGATAGCCTCTTTGCACTGTCTTCTAACAGCtcacctctctatctatctatctatctgtattgaTAGCCTCTTTGCACTGTCTTCTAACAGCtcacctctctatctatctatatacctatctatctacctacattGATAGCCTCTTTGCACTGTCTTCTAACAGCtcacctctctatctatctatctatctatctatctatctatctatctatctgcattgATAGCCTTTTTGCACTGTCTTCTAACAGCtcacctctctatctatctatctatctgcttcGATAGCCTCTTTGCACTATCTTCTAACAGCtcacctctctatctatctatctatctatttatctgcatTGATAGCCTCTTTGCACTGTCTTCTAACAGCtcacctctatctatctatctatctatctgcattgATAGCCTCTTTGCACTGTCTTCTAACAGCtcacctctctatctatctatatacctatctatctacctacattGATAGCCTCTTTGCACTGTCTTCTAACAGCtcacctctctatctatctatctatctatctatatatctgcatTGATAGCCTCTTTGCACTGTCTTCTAACAGCtcacctctctatctatctatctatctacactgATAACCTCTTTGCACTGTCTTCTAACAGCtcacctctctatctatctatatacctatctatctacctacatgGATAGCCTCTTTGCACTGTCTTCTAACAGCTCACCTCTCTCCTGGACCACACTGAAACCAAGACTGTCTGGGTCCTCTGGGACAGC includes:
- the LOC137635291 gene encoding uncharacterized protein translates to MAVPEDPDSLGFSVVQERDSSQILIGTKTRPMSHMQIMKKRVIQRVILWIMLFSATKSDKAQPAGNDCKPVTIWMKTTEFRNVPQEKSRESTSYYDVPQTMTQIIQSTKMIPYFVTQTQNVPEFRTRMATLPQYITHTVFSTFIRSITKTEKRYNTITATKTQQFYEVVCPNDH